The following proteins are co-located in the Branchiostoma lanceolatum isolate klBraLanc5 chromosome 16, klBraLanc5.hap2, whole genome shotgun sequence genome:
- the LOC136422144 gene encoding uncharacterized protein encodes MGRPSGAHLRAPFGRTSDEVGFRNLSRLFGKEECCQLCGKEKANLKHILSACTTALKQGRYTWRHNNALRVLAVALEEERRKTRVEESAKAQKKVISHICETTLRPDLVLWSEEAKAVIIVELTVPW; translated from the exons ATGGGGCGCCCTTCGGGCGCCCACCTACGAGCGCCCTTCGGGCGCACTTCGGACGAGgtcggctttcgg AACTTGAGCAGGTTGTTCGGGAAGGAGGAGTGCTGCCAACTGTGTGGAAAGGAGAAAGCGAACCTCAAGCACATCCTGTCAGCATGTACTACTGCCCTTAAGCAGGGGAGATACACGTGGAGGCACAACAACGCACTCAGAGTGCTTGCAGTAGCgttagaagaagaaagaaggaaaacaaGAGTAGAAGAGTCAGCCAAGGCCCAGAAGAAGGTCATATC GCACATCTGCGAGACAACGCTGAGACCTGACCTAGTGCTATGGTCTGAGGAAGCAAAAGCTGTCATCATTGTAGAGCTGACTGTGCCATGGTAA
- the LOC136422143 gene encoding uncharacterized protein: MANGYADQEQEIEELKEKIEKMQLLIDGKELKTAWQLANDTTDVKEPPADHKQGQKLQCWNCQGFGHKSYACPSPKKFTPGQGYRQERGGGPSRRGYRGGRGG; the protein is encoded by the exons ATGGCCAACGGGTACGC AGATCAAGAACAGGAAATCGAGGAACTCAAAGAGAAGATAGAAAAAATGCAGCTCCTAATTGACGGCAAAGAACT AAAGACTGCTTGGCAGCTCGCCAACGATACGACTGATGTGAAGGA ACCTCCGGCAGATCACAAGCAGGGCCAGAA ACTCCAATGCTGGAATTGTCAGGGATTCGGCCACAAGTCATATGCCTGCCCCAGCCCCAAGAA GTTTACCCCAGGCCAGGGCTACAGGCAGGAGAGGGGTGGGGGGCCATCCAGGAGGGGATACAGGGGGGGCAGGGGTG GTTAA